The nucleotide window CTCTTGCTCCATTTGAAATTTCCCAGGAGTCAACTTCATCATCCTGATCAAAAGGAAGAAGGTTGTGAAGGCTTCCATCCAGATAGATCATATCAGAATAGCCAGGCTTTTTCCAGCCAAAACCCCCTCTGTTAACAGGATCGGTATGCCATGCCAGAACGTCTTCAGTGGTATAGTTTCGCCCTTCACGGGTGAGTAAGCAATGTGCTACAAGGTATTTCAATTTTGCCATGATAGTTTTTATTGTAGTTATTGTTTCAGGGTCGCACTAGCGACTATTTAATTGGATTGTAGTTACTATTTGGATCAGATAATTGCCTTGAAATGCCTTTGCTCATCTCAGCACCTATCGATTCTCGGGCTTTTTCGGGTAGCAGGTTATAGAGATCAAATTGGCGATAGTAGACCATCATGGTTACCGTCTGTTGAGGGGCTACCATGAATTCCCAACCATTGGCCCCATCAATGACGGCACCTTCCAGTCCATTGACCTCCGATACATTCTGTCGCATTTGAGGACTATAGAAATCATTGAAAGAAAGGGTGCGCACTGTACTGTTTCCTGTTGCGTTTCCTTCTCTTAGTCGAAGGACATTGAATCGATCATTGCCTGAAAGTATGAATCGGGCATGTTTGACTACTACCGGATTTTGCTGAAAATCCCTTCGCTTCTCGTCCAGGTCTTCATCAACGACTACCAGACTGCTCTGCGCCTTATAACCAATCACCCCGATGGAGTTGCTCGATGCAGACGAAGTGAATAACACATTGTTGGTTGGGTCAAGGGTGAACCCATTGTTGATGGGTCCTAAATCAAGGATAGCTCTCACGCTATGATCAGCATGGATGACTGTTATTTGATTATCCCCCTTACTGGCCACATATATGAAGTCATTATTAGGATTGAACAAGACCCTTGAAGGGCTATATCCAACAGCAATAGCAGGTTCCTTTTCATAAGTACCCACCTGAATCGGAATGACCTCATTGCTTTCTGTGGCCACCACAAGCATTTGTTGTATTCCTGGGTGATAGGCCATTTGCGAAGGCTGCTGTCCGACCTCATTGATTTGAGTAAGCATATTATTATCCTGATCAAAAACTTGAATGGTATGATCACCACTATTGGCAATCCATACCTCACCAGATTGGGGATGAACTCCCACACCAAGTGGATATTGTCCGACATTAATTACTTCCTGGTTGAAGGAAGTGGCATCAATGACCGAAAGGGTGTTATCTACATAATTGCTTATATAAACTTTTTCATTTTGCGGGTTAAAGGCAACTGCTAAAGGTCGAATACCGACGTTAATTACCTGCTCTACTGCGAAGCTCTGATCAATGATGCTCAGGGTATTGGAAACAGAACCGATGACATAGACCTTGCCGTAGTGTTCACTCTCTTTTCTGGTATTGACCGCTATATCTGCCGGACTGTTCAGTCCAGGAAAGTTTGAAGGTTCAAGTTGGATCAGTTTTACCAATTTACCTTCATGGTCCAGGACAGATACATTATTGGAAAGCTGATTGGCCACATAAATGAATCCATTAGCTGGATTAAAAGCCATGCCTTGAGGGTGCAACGCGTTTTCCAATGTGATCGACTCATTGAGTTCATGATCTTCCACATCATCCAATTTCGGAGGGCTGACTGCCACCGCCTTATTTGCTTCCCATAAAGCCACGGGCCGCTCCTCATTGGAAAGGTTCTGTATGGTTACTTGCGTAACCTCATAATCCTTTTGGAGTGCAGCTAAAAGTTGCTCTCTATTAGCAACAGGTTTGCCTTGCTTTTTAAATTCCTGTTTTTTAGCCTTCAGGTAACGCCTTGTGACCGATTGGCCTTGTCGGGCCATCTTTTTCAAGCGTTGCTTTTCCTTTTTTCTGGCCCCTTCATCATTAGATACATCAATGACGCCCTGCTCAGTACCCCATCTCTCCAGGTCTGTGATATATCTATCCAGTAATTTCAGGTTCGAAGGGGTTTGAAATGAAGCGATTCGCCCTGTTTTTATGGCTTGTAGTTTATTGTACAACCGCTGCGGATATAGCAGATCAGCCACATCAATGATTCCCTCTTTAGTACCCCATCGGGCAAGATCTTTTAGGAACTGTTCTTGCCTGGCTAAAAGTGATGGGGCAATGTGAGACTTTAACTGGTTTAATGCTTTATCATCATAGCCGTCTTCACTCGCACCGCCTATCGTCTTTTTAACTTCATTGGTCTGTTTACAACCACAACCTGCTTTCTTTTTGGGATAAAAGAGTTTAGCACAGGTGCCGAGTCCTAATCCCATTGCCGTCAATAGCCCTATTTTCCAACCCTGATTCATCCTGCGTCCTTTAGATTTTTGGTCTTGTACTGATCGATGAAGTTCATGATATCAGCTGTCCGATCAACATGAGGCTTGCCAATGGATTCAGGGTGTCTTTTGAATACCTTGGTTGCCGCATAAATGGCCTCAATGGTTGGAAAACCATAGTCCAGGTAATACTGAAGACCACACAGGTCAGCGTTGCGCTCACTTCTGGTATTCATGAAAAAGTGACATCCTTCATGGGAGAGTATGGCCACACGCACGGGAACTGTAAACTGCTGAAACAGTTTCTGTGATAATTGCACCCTGGGCATTTGTCGGTGGATCCTGGCAGGAGTCACCAGTTCATTCCCTAATTCATCGGTGATCGTGGGTAGATACTGGACCAGGAATTCATGATCCGGAGAATGGTAAAACCCCGGTTTAACATATCCGGCTTTTTGAGCAAAGCGAATGGCAAAATCCATGAAACGATGCCTTTGTTGACTCGCCCATACTTCTGCCGGACCCATTTCTTTTAAATCGAAATTGACCACTCTAAACCCGGACTCATCCAAAGTCTGCTTGTTATAGACTTCCAATATGAGATTATCAGGACTTACCGGAAGGGGTATGTGGATTTGACGGAAGGCACTTTTATTATTCCTGAATGACCCGGCTCTAAAAGTGACTTTACGCCGAAAGTAATCCGCATATCTCACTGTTGGATCATAGACGATGATACCCACCGAAACTGGGTAGGACGCCCTGATCTCCAGGGTAATGGTAAATCGCTTGTGTCTGGATGGAATCGGAATTACCATTTTACTTCACCAGGTTGGGTTCGTTAATCAATTGTTTAGTTTTGCCTTTTCCTTTTTGGAAATAAGTGAAACCATACACCGCCAAGCCGACTACTACCGCACCACCGACAACATAGATTCCTATCATCGATCTTCCATTGTCGGTGGGCGGAGTTGGCCCTGCTAATCCAAACTGGAAGTCCCTGGGGGCTGAATTACTTGCAGTAGGGTTCTTTTTAAAAACACTGAACAGGTTACCAATCGAACCTGTCACACCCTCGATGCCGCCATTGTCTTTGAGGGTATTGTTAAGGCCTGACCAGAAGTTCTTGTTGCGTTGTTTGCGCCTCGCAATTTCCTCGGGAGTAAGGCCAGCTTTTCTACCAGGTTTATGATTACTCTGCCTTTTCGATGACTTCTTGCCCTTGCCAGAACCAAGAAATTCATCATAGGCATAAACCTCATATTCACTTTCCAGACCCATGATATTTTCTAATTCTCCTGCGATCATTTCTTCCTTTTACTCACCACTTACTTTTTACTAGTCCTTCTATTCCTTTTCTAAAGCTTAAATGATGTACATGACCTTCAGTGTAGTTTGATCACTGACCACAAAGGGTACCGCCTGATAGCCCTTACCGACAAATGGATAGCTTTTGGCCTCTCCTGGAGTCAATACCACGCCATTGACAGTCACGTCCTGTGTTCCCGTATTCTTTAGTGATGCGAACAAAAAGCCTGCTGGTACTTCACTGTTCGTATCGGTAAAATCCTGTTCGGTGATTGATGCTAGTAAGTCCATTTTTTAGTTATTCTTTTTTTCAATTCTGACTTTACTTAAATCCTTCCTTGCTTTTAAGCTTAAGCACTAGCTGCACTGAGTTTTTTCGCTCCTTTAGCCGACAGCTTTTTGTTCTTTGCTAAAAGCTTGTCTTTCATCAGCACCTTGGTGATGAAGAAATAACCTCCGACCAATACGCCTAGCCAGATAAGACCTTTGCCGGTACTGATCATCTGGGTTTGGGCCTTGAGCTTTTCAGTTTTGTACTTTTCCTGATCCACTTTTTCGGCGATGCCTTCATTTTTCAAGGCTTCCTGCTTGACTTTTTCTTTCAGACCCTGAGCCTTGGCTAATTCCTGTTTGGTTTTGAGTTCTTTCTGTACCGCATTATTGACAATCTGATGCTCTTTTAAATCACGGCGCTTGATAGAGGCACCAAGATTGTTCAGTTTAATTGATGTTGGCCGTACAGTTGAACTACTTTTTGGTCTACCGCCACCAGATGAACTGCTGGAGCGTACTGGCTTGGGCTTGATGATGACCGGAGGTTTCCGATGAACCACAGGAGCCTTTTTGCTCGGTATTGGGCCTCTTAATACCGGTTTGAATGGGATCGACCGTTTAGTCCGGCTTGGTCGTGGAGCTACGATTCTTAATGGCGTAGTTCTTACCGGAGTACTTCTTCTCCGTCTAACCCGGACAGGCATAACCCGACTGGGTATAGTCTGGATAGGAGTATAGCGTTTAACTCGGGTATTTCTTACCGACCTCCTTCTTCGAGGGGAATAGCTCTTTATGGGGGATCGTCTAATCGGCGTATATTTTCTTGATGATCTAACGCTAATTGATCTTCTTCTCGGCCTATATCTTCTTACTGTTCTAGAAGATGACCTTGAAGAAGGTCTTGAATAAACCCTTCTCGACGGGATTCTTCGACGGCTATATACCCTCGGCGAAGAAGGTTTCCGTCTTACGGCTGTGTATCTTCTCATGGATCTTGTCTTTGGTCTTGTTTTGGTTCTGAGCTGAGGGTTACGTCTTCGACTGATCACCACTCTTCTTGTTGGGCGCTTCCTTTT belongs to Cytophagales bacterium and includes:
- a CDS encoding YncE family protein, whose protein sequence is MNQGWKIGLLTAMGLGLGTCAKLFYPKKKAGCGCKQTNEVKKTIGGASEDGYDDKALNQLKSHIAPSLLARQEQFLKDLARWGTKEGIIDVADLLYPQRLYNKLQAIKTGRIASFQTPSNLKLLDRYITDLERWGTEQGVIDVSNDEGARKKEKQRLKKMARQGQSVTRRYLKAKKQEFKKQGKPVANREQLLAALQKDYEVTQVTIQNLSNEERPVALWEANKAVAVSPPKLDDVEDHELNESITLENALHPQGMAFNPANGFIYVANQLSNNVSVLDHEGKLVKLIQLEPSNFPGLNSPADIAVNTRKESEHYGKVYVIGSVSNTLSIIDQSFAVEQVINVGIRPLAVAFNPQNEKVYISNYVDNTLSVIDATSFNQEVINVGQYPLGVGVHPQSGEVWIANSGDHTIQVFDQDNNMLTQINEVGQQPSQMAYHPGIQQMLVVATESNEVIPIQVGTYEKEPAIAVGYSPSRVLFNPNNDFIYVASKGDNQITVIHADHSVRAILDLGPINNGFTLDPTNNVLFTSSASSNSIGVIGYKAQSSLVVVDEDLDEKRRDFQQNPVVVKHARFILSGNDRFNVLRLREGNATGNSTVRTLSFNDFYSPQMRQNVSEVNGLEGAVIDGANGWEFMVAPQQTVTMMVYYRQFDLYNLLPEKARESIGAEMSKGISRQLSDPNSNYNPIK